The Vibrio echinoideorum DNA window CCTGGAAGGGTGACACCAATGGCAATTAATTGGTCGATCTTTGGTTGGTGCTCAGCAATGAAAGTCTTCATGTTATTGACCAAGCCTTGAGTAAGGTCTGATTGGTCCGAATAATTAAGATCTTGCTGTTGGAAAGCCAACTCATGACCGCCTAGGTCATGAAGACTTATTTGAATGTAGTCTCGTCCTAAGCGTACAGCAATAGAATGAAAAGGTTCTACTTCTGTGGTTAGGGAGATAGCGCGTCTACCGCCAGTAGACGCTTGCTGCGCAACCTCTTTAATTAGGCCGCGCTCTAAAAGTTGGCGGGTAATTTTTGTAACACTTGCCGGTGCGAGTTGACTTACATCAGCCACTTGTATACGACTGATAGGCCCTTGCTGGTCTATTAGTCGATATACTGCCGCACTGTTTAGTTGTTTAACTAAGTCTACGTTACCTATTTGTCCGCCATTCATACTTAATTGTGCTCGTATTGTCCGTTAACAACAGTCGCTTTAACGTTAAAATCTCGGTCAAATACAGCGAGGTTTGCAACCATGCCTTTTTTGATTCGACCTAGCTTGCTTTCTACACCGATAGCCGTAGCTGGGTATAGTGTAGCCATGCGAAGAGCTTCGTCTAAAGCGATACCAGCGTGCTCAACTGTATTCTGAACTGCTTCAATCATAGTCAGAGCTGAGCCGCCCAGTGTGCCGTTTTCATCAACACACTTACCATCTCGGTAATATACTTTCTTACCGACAAAAATAAAGTATTCCATGTCAGCACCTGCAGGAGCTGTGGCATCCGTCACTAATACCAACTTTTCTCCCTTGATTTTGTGCGCAATTCGTATGTTTGCGTAATCAACGTGAAAGCCGTCGGCAATGATGCCTGCATAAACTTCTGGGGTGTCGTAAATCGCGCCAACAACGCCAGGCTCACGACCAACCATAGGTGTCATTGCATTGAATAAGTGAGTCGCGAAGGTAATACCTGACTCAAAACCTTGACGCGCTTCTGCGTAAGTGGCGTTGGTATGGCCGATAGAAACCACTACGCCAGCCTTATGTAGACGTTCGATATGTTCTGGGTCGTTAAGCTCAGGAGCCAATGTCACTTTTGCAACAAGGTCACTGTTCTCACAAATAAGCTCAATCATTTCGCTGTCTGATTTACGAATGTGATTGACGCTATGGATACCTTTTTTTGCAACGTTTAGGTACGGACCCTCTAGGTGTAAACCTAAAGATTGGTTTTGGAATTGGTTGTGGTATTCACGAGCTGCTGTAATAACCGCACGCATATCTTCGTCTGAAGATGTGATTAGCGTTGGTAAGAAGCTCGTGCAGCCAGATTTAAGGTTTGCTTT harbors:
- the nagA gene encoding N-acetylglucosamine-6-phosphate deacetylase — its product is MYALSNCKIYTGSDVLTDHAVVIKNELIKKVCPISELPEGIEVRDLDGANLSPGFIDLQLNGCGGVMLNDEITADTMQIMHKANLKSGCTSFLPTLITSSDEDMRAVITAAREYHNQFQNQSLGLHLEGPYLNVAKKGIHSVNHIRKSDSEMIELICENSDLVAKVTLAPELNDPEHIERLHKAGVVVSIGHTNATYAEARQGFESGITFATHLFNAMTPMVGREPGVVGAIYDTPEVYAGIIADGFHVDYANIRIAHKIKGEKLVLVTDATAPAGADMEYFIFVGKKVYYRDGKCVDENGTLGGSALTMIEAVQNTVEHAGIALDEALRMATLYPATAIGVESKLGRIKKGMVANLAVFDRDFNVKATVVNGQYEHN